A single window of Solanum dulcamara chromosome 5, daSolDulc1.2, whole genome shotgun sequence DNA harbors:
- the LOC129889769 gene encoding uncharacterized protein LOC129889769: protein MHQKNLEVQIGQEHSDLSSNFISSHQKQYQNPIFIPNQPTPSENFSNINLQIKIPSPDSSTNQIHFRDEPICQNQSPGKTLLSTPHKRPIMSQSSNLYHSPTPSSSVNQQVQHNHFKATVLKSSSSSNQSFLCPCSIPVLLATKRITLRLLHHSCHASWIRVHLKLFILLSLPSLYLLTSTHYWGSFLYFLFIIALIAFLVISLCVALPCVPSIRIFFARTLSINLHSSPTASKSRPSVVWSIGSKPKQERKPVSGCWVQVYSNGDVYEGEFHKGKCSGSGVYYYRLNGRYEGDWIDGKYDGYGVETWSKGSRYRGQYRQGLRHGVGMYRSYTGDLYAGEWCNGQCHGCGVHTCEDGSSYTGEFKWGVKHGLGHYHFRNGDTYAGEYFADKMHGFGVYHFGNGHRYEGAWHEGKRQGFGIYTFRNGETQSGHWQNGILNVSSSLGTHPGSPSAIDHSKVLHAVQEARQASEKAVNVTKVDERAKRAVTSANKSATAARVAAVKAVQNQIHQNGDSCHSPLAIV, encoded by the exons ATGCATCAGAAGAATCTTGAAGTTCAGATAGGTCAAGAACACAGTGACCTTTCTTCCAATTTCATCTCTTCCCATCAAAAACAATACCAAAATCCAATCTTTATCCCAAATCAGCCAACCCCATCTGAAAATTTTTCCAATATTAATCTCCAAATCAAGATCCCATCACCAGATTCTTCAACCAATCAGATTCATTTTAGGGATGAACCTATTTGCCAGAATCAATCACCAGGAAAAACCCTTTTGTCAACACCTCATAAAAGGCCAATAATGTCTCAAAGTTCCAATCTTTATCACTCCCCAACACCCTCTTCCTCTGTTAACCAACAAGTACAACACAATCATTTCAAAGCTACTGTGCTGAAGTCAAGCTCTTCATCAAATCAGTCTTTTCTATGTCCTTGTTCTATACCTGTGTTGTTAGCTACAAAAAGAATCACTCTAAGACTCCTTCATCACTCTTGTCATGCTTCTTGGATTAGAGTCCATTTGAAGCTTTTTATATTGCTTTCTTTGCCTTCTCTTTACTTGTTGACTTCAACTCATTACTGGGGTTCTTTTCTTTACTTTCTGTTTATTATTGCTCTAATTGCTTTTCTTGTGATTTCACTTTGTGTGGCTCTCCCTTGTGTTCCTTCTATCCGCATATTTTTTGCTAGAACTTTGTCTATCAATCTTCATTCATCACCTACTGCCTCAAAGTCTCGACCTTCTGTTGTTTGGTCAATTGGTTCAAAGCCTAAACAAGAAAGGAAACCAGTTTCAGGGTGTTGGGTGCAAGTTTACAGCAATGGTGATGTGTATGAGGGTGAATTTCATAAAGGGAAATGCTCAGGAAGTGGGGTTTATTACTATCGTTTGAATGGGAGGTATGAAGGTGATTGGATAGATGGAAAATACGATGGATATGGGGTGGAAACGTGGTCGAAAGGGAGCAGGTATAGGGGGCAATACAGGCAGGGATTGAGACATGGAGTTGGGATGTATAGGTCTTATACTGGGGATCTATATGCTGGGGAATGGTGTAATGGGCAGTGTCATGGATGTGGGGTTCATACTTGTGAAGATGGAAGCAGTTATACAGGGGAGTTTAAGTGGGGTGTCAAACATGGATTGGGTCATTATCATTTCAG AAATGGGGATACATATGCTGGAGAATATTTTGCAGATAAGATGCATGGTTTTGGGGTATACCACTTTGGAAATGGACATCGCTATGAAGGAGCCTGGCATGAGGGAAAGAGGCAAGGGTTTGGCATTTACACTTTCAGAAATGGGGAAACTCAGTCTGGTCACTGGCAAAATGGGATTCTTAATGTTTCAAGTAGTCTTGGCACCCATCCGGGATCTCCTTCTGCAATTGACCATTCTAAAGTGCTTCATGCAGTCCAG GAAGCAAGACAAGCTTCTGAGAAAGCTGTGAATGTGACAAAGGTGGATGAAAGAGCAAAACGAGCTGTCACTTCTGCCAACAAGTCCGCCACTGCAGCAAGAGTAGCAGCTGTGAAAGCTGTCCAAAACCAGATTCATCAGAATGGAGACAGTTGCCATTCACCATTAGCAATTGTGTAA